A segment of the Chitinophagaceae bacterium genome:
GTCAGTAACCTGTCCAAAACATTAAAAAATCCGGAGATCAATTTCCGTTTTGAATTACCACAGGATCATCCCTGCAGAAACAATCCGATAACAATCAGTGGTTTTCAACGCTTATACAATAATCCCAATGAACTGAATAATCAGGTATTTTCTTTGTTATTATTCAACCAGTTTCTTTCAACCAATCCCAATACGTCTACAGTTGGCAGTAACCTTGGCAACAGTGTTATCACTTCAGCAGCAGGCACCATTTCTGAGTTTATAGCGCAGCAGGTATCATCCGGCTTGGGTATTGCATTGAAAAATATTCCCGGTATTAATAAACTGGAATTAGATCCATATGTAACATTTACTCCCGGTCTTATTTCGGGAACACAGGCACAAACAACTGGGTTTTATGGAACCGGCAGTTTTGGTGTAACCCGACGTTTATTAAATGGACGTTTACTGTTAAAAGCCGGAGGTTCTGTATTGGTGAATTCCGGACAGGCAACAACCCTTCAAAGTAATAACCAGCTAACTCCTGATATTACTATAGAATGGTTAATTACTCCTGATGGAAAACTTCGTTTAATTGGTTTTCACCGCAGTGTTTATGATGTTCAATGGCGTAGTGCCAACAGAACAGGAATCAGCTTCTCGTATGTAAGAGATTTTGACTAAGGCCGTTTCAAAATGGTATGACCCATTTTATCTCTTTTTGTTTCAAGATATTTCTGATTGAATTTATTCGGCGCAATTTGAATGGGAACAGCTTCTACAATCTCTAATCCGTAACCCAGTAAGCCCGCTCTTTTCTTTGGATTATTACTGATCAGTTTCAATTTTGAAACGTTAAGTGTACGTAAAATTTGTGCACCTACACCATAGTCCCTGGCATCCATTGGTAAACCAAGATGAAGATTAGCTTCAACTGTATCCATTCCTTCCTCCTGCAGTTTATATGCCTTTAATTTATTAAACAGTCCAATGCCCCTGCCCTCCTGGTTCATATATAACACAACACCTTTCCCTTCTTTCTCCACCATTTGCATGGCTCCATGTAACTGATCGCCACAATCACATCTGAATGAACCAAGAATATCACCGGTAAAACAGGAAGAATGTACACGAACCAGAACAGGCTCATCTTTTTCCCATTCACCTTTTATTAATGCAAGATGCTCCTGCCCTGTTTCCTTTTCCTTGAAAGCTATCAATTTAAAATGGCCATAAGCTGTTGGCATTTCAACCCGAACGATTTCTTCAATAAGAGAATCGGTTTTGAGTCGGTATTCAATCAGGTCTTTGATGGAAATGATCTTTACTCCAAATTTTTCAGCAATTATTTCCAATTGAGGAACACGGGCCATAGTACCATCTTCGTTCATTATTTCTACCAATACTCCAGCCGGTTCTAAACCAGCAAGTCTGGCAAGATCAATTGTAGCTTCAGTATGTCCGGTTCTTCTTAATACACCGCCTTTTTTTGCCCGCAAAGGGAAAATATGTCCGGGTCTGGCAAGATCCTCAGGTTTTGTTTCGGGATTGATGAGTGCCTGTATTGTTTTTGCCCTGTCCTGCGCTGAAATACCAGTAGAAGTTCCCTGGCCAATTAAATCAACAGAAATAGTAAAAGCAGTTTCGTGAAGAGAGGTATTGGATGAAACCATTGGCTCAAGGTTCAGCTCATCACAGCGGTTTTCGCTGAGGGCCACACAAATCAGCCCCCGGCCGTATTTACTCATAAAATTGATTGCCTCTGGAGTAGCATGGCGGGCAGAAATGATAAAATCTCCCTCATTTTCACGGTCTTCATCATCAACAACAATCAACATTTTACCCTCCCTGATGTCGTCTATGGCACTTTCTATTGTATTTAGCATTCACTTATTTTAATAGGCAAAGTTAATTGAATTCGGGCCTTTTTCAGCAAAAACAACCATGCAGTTAAATAACTTCAGGAGCATTGCAGCAGACAGGTAAAAGTTTCTGTCTGAGTTTACGAATTGTTGATATTTGGTTGATTTTTAAAGAACAGATTGTTGTTTCTTTGCACACGTAAAACTAACAAACATGCGAAAATTCAGAAAACTGCTGCTGGTATCGATGACCGTACTCATTTCATTCGTATCTGCTGCCCAGGTTACAACAGGTAGTATTTCAGGAACCGTAAAGCAAACAGGTGGTGAAGCTTTAGTTGGTGCTACCATTACTGTTGTTCACAAGCCCTCAGGTTCAAAGTATCAAACCATTTCAAACAAAGGAGGAACTTTCTCATTACCCGGCTTACGATCAGGTGGCCCTTATACACTTACAATTGAGTTTGTAGGTATGAAAAAAGTTGAAATAGAAAACATTACCGTTGTTTTGGGTGATGATTATCAGGCGAATGTTAACCTTGATCCACAGTCTTCCAGTTTATCTGAGGTTGTTATAACTGGAGGCAAGGCTGCTGCAAATATTAAATCGGGTGTTTCTACCAATGTAGGTCAGCGCCAGATTGCAACTCTTCCGTCTATCAGCAGAAGTATCACTGATTTTACCCGACTTACCCCACAGGCAAATGGTAATGCAATTGCCGGCCGTGACGGACGATATAATAACTTCACAGTTGATGGAGCTAATCTTAATAATAATTTTGGTTTAAGTACCGATCCTTTACCCGGTGGTAACAGCCAGCCAATTTCACTGGATGCCATTGAAGAAGTAAGTGTAAACATTGCTCCAACTGATGTAAGACAATCGAACTTTACAGGTGCAAATATTGCTTCAGTAACTAAAAGCGGTTCAAACAGTTTTAAAGGAACTGCTTATGGCTTTTACAGAGACCAGAGTTTTATTGGTACTGAAGTTGGAAATATCAAATTACCTGCCCAGATAAATTCTAAAAGCACTTTATATGGTGTAAGCATTGGCGGACCAATTATTAAAGACAAGTTATTCTTCTTTATTAATGGAGAAATTGAAAAAAGAGTAACACCTCCATTAAGTTCGTTTACCCCAACAGGTGGTGGCGGAACAGGGAATGTTTCAAATGTGAAGATTGATTCACTGAAGAAATTTTCTGAACACCTCGCCAGCAAGTATGGATATCAAACAGGAAGCTATAACGGCCTCCCGAATGCAAATATCAAAAACTATAAAATTCTTGCCCGTATTGACTGGAACATCAATACCATTCATAAGCTGACTTTAAAGTACAGTGAAATGGTTGGTGATGATGACAGGCTGATGTCGAACAGTGTTCCGAATGGCGGAGCAGCGGGTGTAAATACCTGGACAGCCGGAAGCCGCTTTGGAACAAATGCAATGTCATTTGCCAATTCACAATATAGTTTTCACGATCAGGTAAGATCTGCATCTATTGAGATGAACAGTAACTGGAAAGGAAAATTTTCTAACCAGTTCATTGCAACAGCTACAAAAATTCGGACAACACGTTCAACACCAGGCGGGGTATTTCCATTTATTGATATCATGGGCGATCCAACGAAGAGCGGCGTTGCATCTACATATGCAGGTGGTGCCAGACAGAATTACATGAGTGCCGGACAGGAAAACTTCTCGAATGCAAATGATGTAAAAAATGACATATATAATATTACTGAGAATTTCAACTACTACGCAGGTAAACATACCCTTACCCTCGGTGGTAGTTATGAATATCAGTATGTAGGTAATATGTTTATGCCTGGTGCACAGAGCTATTATGCGTTTGGTTCACTGGAAGAATTTATGACACCGGGTACTCACCCAATTGCCTTTACTTATACATTCTCAAGAATACCAGGTAAAGAAAAAGTGTATTCTGCTGAAATGAAAATCGGCCAATTAGGTTTATATGTTCAGGATGAAATCAATGTAAATCAAAAATTGAAAATAATTCTTGGCCTGCGTTTTGACAAACCTTTGTATCCTGAACAGCCCCTGGAGAACCCTGCAATCAGTGCATTGAGTTTCCCCGGCCCTGACGGAAAGCCTACAAATTACAATACAGGAAAATGGCCTAAATCAACTTTTTATCCTTCGCCTCGTGTTAGTGTGCGTTGGGATGTTACCGGCGACAAGAGTATGATGGTTCGTGCAGGTACTGGCATCTATACAGGAAGAATTCCCTTTGTGTATTTAACCAATATGCCAACAAACAGCGGTATGTATCAGGTATCTGCCCTTGCGAATGCATCACAGCTTTCTCAGATTACATTCAGCTCTGATCCAAATGCCTGGAAATCTTTATTTACTGCTCCGGCAGCGGTTCCTAACTCAGCTGGCTGGGTAGTAATTGATCCAAAATATAAATTTCCACAGGTTTGGAGAACCAATCTTGGCTTCGATAAGAAATACACAAAAGGCTTAACTCTTTCCGTTGACTTCATGTACACCAAAGACCTGAATGCAACAATCATGAGAAACATTAACCAGTCTGTACCAACTGGTACTGTTAATCTTGGTGGCTCAACCAGACAAAGTTTTGTAAATACTTCTACTGCAACACGCAGAGTTTACAATGCTTACGGTCCTGTTATAGCTCTTGAAAATGCAAAAAATGGCGGAAGTTCATTCTCTGCTACTGCCCAGATTTCAAAATCATTTGTCAAAGGGTTCTATGCATCGCTTGCTTATACATTCAGTGCTGCATTTGATTTAACTGCAAACCCAGGCTCAACTGCTTCATCTACATGGAGTGGAAACCAAACCAGCGGTAATCAAAACGACAAAGAACTTTCTTATTCAAACTTTGCAACTCCGCACCGTATCGTTGCCATTGCTTCTTACCGCAAAGAATATGTAAAACATCTTGCTACCACGCTGTCCCTTTTCTATGAAGGTTCACAATTTCAAAATGGCCGTATAAGTTATATTTACGGTGCTGCATCCGGAACTGCGCCATCGGGTTTCAGTAATACCGCTGATGTGAATTATGATGGTAACAGTAGTTCTGATTTAATGTATATTCCAAAGAGCCCATCTGAAATTACTTTTATCCCTGTAACTGTAGGTTCTGGTGTTAATGCCGTTACTTATTCTGCGCAACAGCAGAGCGATGCATTCTTTAAGTTCCTTGCGCAGGATAAATACCTCAGCAAACATATGGGCCAGGTTGCTGACAGAAACGGAGCTCTGTATCCTTTCTATCACAGATTAGATGCAAGATTATTACAGGACATCTTTACAAATATTGGAAGCAGAAGAAACACCTTACAGATCAGTGTTGATTGCTTAAACTTCCTGAACTTATTAAATAAAGATTGGGGATTGCGTGATTTCTTCCCTGTAAACAATCCATTGCGTGCTACTAAGAATGCTACAACAGGTGAAGTAAGATATCAATTGGCTACTTATACACCAAATGGTGCTTCTACACCAATTCTAGTTGACAAGTCATTCGTTAAAAGTACTTCAACTGCAAGTACATGGTCGGTACAGGTTGGTTTACGTTATATCTTCTAAGAATAACATCATTGCAATAACAAAGCCCTGCTGAAAAGCGGGGCTTTGTTTTTACAATAATCCTGCATAAAAAAGAGGAGCGACTGCGTCGCTCCTCTTTTACTTAAATATTGTTTGTTCTTTATTTTTTTAAACCCCACCCCCATTTCAAAAAATCCGGAAATGCTTTTGCCCATGTAGGTACATCATGTGTTCCGTCTTCCAGTTCAAGGTATTTAACAGCATGGTTATCATATCCTCTATTCTTTAACTCTGCAATTAAATCCAATGCGTCATCAATTGAATCGATGATACCATTATTATTTCTGTCTTTCTTTTCATCCAGCAATCCTGCCTGGATAAAAAACTTCAGCCAGGGTGCCGCCTCACCCTTCTTTACCTGGTTGTGCATGATCCGGTCGGCCTCATCTGTATATCCATCTTCATATGCTTTTTGCCGCCACCATAAGGAGCCTGAAAAAATTCCCGTTTTACTGAATTCTTCCGGATGGTTCCACACAATATCCATCGCCATCAACCCCCCTAAAGAAAATCCAGCAAAAGCTTTTTCCTTAAAATGAGGCAGATGATATTTTGTTTTGATAAAAGGAAGCAGTTCTTCAAAAATGAACCTCGTATACTCACTTGCTTTAGCGCCTCTTCCTAAATAATCGGGCTGGCTGGCAATTCCATACTCCATTTTCCGGTCGGGTCCGCAATGAATTCCAACACAGAGTATTGGCTCAATATCCTCGTAATAATAAAGATCATTGAGTATTGCATCAAAAGGCATCTTTGGAAGATCCTGTCCATCATTAACAAGCAGTAAACTCATTTTCTCAGGATGCTTCACATGCGTGGGCAAATAGAAATCAATCTTTACATCCCGTTCCAGGTAAGCAGAGCTCAGTTCCGTTTCTTCAACAAGGATACTCTGCGGTTTTTCCTTATGCATACATTCAAAAATAGGGAATATGAACTAAAATATTTTTCAAACCCTTTGTAAATGTTACAAAATTGTGTACTATATTGAAGGAATAAAAGTCACTATCCTGTTTCATTGCACTTCATTTATTAACTGACCTAAACAAATTATTATGAAGAAGATTGGTATCCTGCACGGCAAAGAACGTACTTTCCCGACCGCTTTTGTTGAAAGAGTGAACAGCAAAAAAATTGAGGGTATTATTGCCGAGCCTGTCCGTATTGACAAAGTTGTGCAAGGAGTAAACAATGGATACGCTGTCATAATTGATCGTATTTCGCAGGATGTTCCACATTACCGTGCCTATTTAAAAAATGAAGCTCTCAGTGGAACTGCAGTTATCAACAATCCTTTCTGGTGGAGTGCAGATGATAAATTTTTCAACAACTGCCTGGCTACTAAAATTGATGTGCCTGTTCCTAAAACAGTCATCCTTCCTTCAAAAGACAGACCTGATGATACCGGTGATGAATCATTCAGCAACCTGGCCTACCCCATGGACTGGGAAGGGATGTTTAACTATATTGGTTTTCCTGCATACATGAAACCTTATGCTGGTGGCGGATGGAAAAATGTTTACAAGCTGAATGATGCACAGGATTTCTTTGAAAAGCATGCTGAAACAGGCCAGCTTGTAATGCTGCTGCAGGAAGAAATTGTATTTGAAGAATACTACCGGTGTTACTGCATTGGCCGCAAGCATGTTCGCATTATGAGTTATGAGCCACGCAATCCGCATCATCTCCGTTATGTTGCCGATTTTCAGCCATCAGCAGAAAAATTAAAAATGATGACTGATATTGTTTTACGTATTAACAATTATCTCGGCTACGATTTTAATACTGTTGAATTAGCATTACGTGATGGTGTTCCTTATGCAATTGATTTTTGTAACCCCGCCCCCGATGCAGATCTTCCCAGTGTTGGACAGGAGAATTTTGACTGGGTAGTTGAAGCTGCAGCAAATTACGCCATTGAGCGTGCATTGGAACAGAAAGAAGGAGCAGATAATTTAACCTGGGGTGAATATATAAAACGTGGAGCCAATAAAACTCCTCTTTATTAAACAAGCTAAATTGAATTCATTGATATGAGTGCAATCAATTACAACCAGTTTACACTTGGCGTTGAAGAAGAATACATGGTGTTTGATCCTGAAACAAGGGAGCTCAAAAGTCATGAACAAAAAATTGTAATCGAAGGCCAGAAAGTGATCAGGGATAAAGTAAAAGCTGAAATGCACCAGGCGGTTGTGGAAGTTGGTACTGACCTTTGCAAGGACATTGATGAAGCATTTGCAGATGTTTCTTTATTGCGTAAAACCATCAGTGGTATTGCAGGCGACCTGGGACTTGCTGTTGGTGCAAGCGGAACACATCCTTTCAGTCATTGGCGTGATCAGCTGATTACCGATCATGTGCGTTACAACCAGATCGTTAACGAACTGCAGGAAGCTGCCAGAAGTAATCTCATTTTTGGTTTACACGTGCATGTAGGCATGGAAAACAGGAAGATGGCGATTCACTTAGCTAATTCTGCCCGCTATTTTTTACCGCATGTGTTTGCACTCAGCACCAACTCCCCTTTCTGGGTTGGGCGAATGACAGGGTATAAATCATTCCGTACTAAAGTATTTGATAAATTTCCCCGCACAGGCATTCCTGAATACTTTGACAGTATTGAAGCCTATGATAATTATGTTGCGCTGCTTATTAAAACAAATTGCATTGATAATGCAAAGAAGATTTGGTGGGATCTGCGTGTACATCCGTTCTTTAATACAATTGAATTCCGTATCTGTGATGTACCGATGACAGTGATGGAAACAACTGCTATTACAGCCTTATTCCAGGCCATTGTTGCCAAACTGTACAAACTGAGAAATAAGAACCTGAATTTTATTCAATACCAGCGTGCATTAATCAATGAAAATAAATGGCGTGCCAGCCGTTACGGTATTGATTGATACCTGATTGATTTTGGTAAAGAAGAAGAAACCAATACCAGAGCACTTATTTATGAGTTACTTTATTTTGTTGATGATGTGGTTGATGATTTGGGTTGCCGTCATGCACTGAATTTTATTCCTAAAATGATGGAACAGGGAACCGGTGCCGACAGACAATTAAAGGTGTACGAGGAAACTAAGAGTATGGAAAGTGTAGTTGATTATATTGGCGGACAGTTCCTGGCAGGAGTATAACATTCATCTTATAATATAACTCCGACTTTTAAGTCGGAGATTAAATCATTCAGACTATCGGCTTTAGCCATGATAACATTCAAGGCTAAAGCCGATTTTATTTTATACAAACCCCGGCTTAAAAGCCGGGGTTAAAAAATTAGTCATTCGTAAAGTCTTTTGACGTGGATGGAGATAAGATATTTTATTGCTCAAAATAAGCTACTGTTCCCCCCACCCACTCTTTATCTTTATTGTAACGCACACCAATCATTTTCCCTTTACTCATACGTGCAAGATTAGTAGCAAGATGAGGCCTTGCATCGCCTTCCAGCCAAACATACATCATACGTATTTCAACTTTAGCGGGAATATCAGGTGTTTCAATAACATCGGCATACTTTACTTTTCGCTGAAGAATAAAATTCTGGGGGTCAGTAATTGAATCAATATCTTCCTGTGTAATGTCAATCTTTACTCCCTGACCTGCAAAAGAAAACAGTGGTTTCAGTACATAGTTCTCTAAACCATCCGGCAACTCTTTCACCTCATTTAAAAAGAATGTTTGCGGTACATAAGGATGGTGAATAAACGGCAACGTGTATTTGCTGATGCGGTAAAACCAGTTGGGATGCGGCATCCATTCAACATCCAGATCCTGTGTAATATCTACTACATCACCCAATGATTCTTTATTTGCATTGAGGTCATCAAAAATGATACGGTTGTAAATGCGTTTTACTTCTGTTTTCTTTCCATCTTTTAAATAAAAAAGTTTTCTTCCTTCCTGAATCAGTTTGGTTAAACAAACTACTTCAATACCTGTGTAGTCTTTTGTGCAGGAAAAATCAATTCTTGTTTTCTGTATCTCGGGTTTTATTTCCAGCAATATTACATTCTCAACCGGCAAATCTCCAACAATCAATTTGCGCAGCATGCTGATGTATGATTCCCTGTTATATCCATTGAGATAATGACTGAAGTTAGAAGGAATTGAAAAATGCTTTTCAATCACTTCAGGATAATAAACCTGGAAGCCATACAAAGTTGGGAACCCCTGCATTTCAATCAGCTGAGGCTCCAGTTCTCCTTTTGTCATTAATACATACTCCAAAATCAAATGAAATCATATGTGATATCCTGTTCTCATTCGGCACTTTTTCTCCCGGTGGAATTGCATTCTCGGTCAGTTCAATAAATTTTGGATCACAAATTACATCCACAATACTTTCACAGGCATCAATTAATTTCTTCGTAAATTCTTTATCAACAAAAACCGGTGTTTCACAAACACGAAATTCAATATCACCTGGGTGCAGACTGTCAAGGTCTTTCAGAAATGCCTGGTATTTCTCCGCTGTAAAATTTTGATTAAAAGCATTGCGTAATGAACGAATCATACAGGATGTTTTATCTTCTAAAAATATCTGATTTTACGCAGAAAACAGAAAGATTTTAAACAGACACAGCATCCATTGAGAAAATGGAGCGGTACAAAAAGTTGGGAAGTATATGCGAATATGTGAGTAATATTTTGTCCGGATCTTCCAGGTGCTCAATCATGCTTTTCCATTTTTCAAAGCCATGATTGTCAATTACGGTTTTCTTTTTCTCTTCTGTTTGAAGATACATGCTCATACCAATAGCATCAGCTTCAGGATGGAACTGTGTGCCTATCATAAATTCATTAAACCGTATAGCCATGATTGCTCTTTCAAAAGGAACATGCGGCCGTTCTTTTTCAATACACAGCAGCTTTGCTCCTATTTCTTTCAGGTGTTTATGATTGGGTTGAATCACCTGGTAATCACGGCTGTCAACTCCGTAAAAAGGATTCACCAGACCTTCAAAAATAATTTCTTCATTTGCACCCTGTATCATGTGTATAGGGAATGCACCAAATGCAGTTGATTTCCGGGCACACACATTTCCTATTTCGAAATAGCGGCATGCCAGTTGAAAAGAATGGCAAATGAAGAACACATGTTTTTTCTGATCCTGCAGCGGATTTTCATTCCACTCTTTAACTTTTGTTATCCAGCCAAAGAAATTATTTTCCCAGTCTGTTCCTTTACTTTCCAGTGGACTGCCCGGCCCGCCAGTAGAAATATATACATCATAGCTGAGATCAGGTACTTCGTTCTTTCCCCTTACATCAAATTCAGCAAAATCAAGGTTCAGTTGATTGGCATCAGCAAACTGGTTCAGTATTTCACGGATACAACGCATGCCCTGATTGGCAAAGCCATCATATAAATCAAGAATTGCCACCCTTACATGCTTATTCACTCCGCTCATAGCGGCAAATTTATTGAAAAAATGATGTTTAAACAGACTTTCATCTATCCACAAATGTGGAAAGCCGCACAAAAAATCCCGCTGTACAACGGGATTATCCAAAAACAACCTATAAGAAAAAATGACTACAAACTGTTCAGTAATGCATTAATAGCCGCAAGGCTTGAAAGAGTTGGTTTAACAAAAGACACCATATTGGCTGCCGTCTTTTCTTCTTTTACTCCCAAATAATAACTGCTGCCTACTTTTGAAACTGAAACAAATATCACAGGTTCATTGACTGGAATATTCGGGAACGAAAAATGACGGAGTGTTGGATTTCCTGATAACTGTACAACAGAACGATAATTCTTAAACACTATATATACAGCTGAGTTGGCATTCGAAAATAAATCAGGTAAAACAGCTTTTATTTCAACACGTGGCTGGCTTGATGGTATTGACCTGTCTACGTTAACCCATCCTGTGCGGTATGTTTCAACAGCATAGCCTTTTGCAGCAGGATATGTATTGGTTGAATCCCACACTTTCACGAATGAATTATCAGTTGCCAAGGTCCAGTCGAACAACAAGGAATTTGTTACAACTGGTGTATTTCCATAAAAAATACTCATCCCCTGTTTAGGTTCAGCATCACGATAGCGGATAATAATTTTTCTGCTGCTTGCAACTGTAATTGGCTGACTGTTTGATGTAAGTCGTATATGCAAAGCTCCACCAGATTCCAAAGGATATTTATTTGTGCTTGTGGGTACTCCATAACGGATAAAATCACCTTTCTTCTGGAGTAATACATATTCAACTTTTACAGTACCGTTTAGTGCAGTTCCATTGAGCAGAAGTCCATTGGTCGGAAATGAAATCTGTAACCCACTGGCTGAACTAATCGTTGTATCTGTTGCTGTATTGATATTTTGTGCAGTGAGACTTCCTTCCAGGTTCTTTGATAAAATAAGTACCTGTGAATTTGCTGTTACATTATTTGTCCATGCGCTGTCTAATTGCTGGCCCGGGTCAGGTACAAATTCATTTGTATCCTTTTTGCAGGAAGCAATCAGAAGAAGGAAAAATAATAAACTGTTTAAAAATGTTTTCTTCATATTCGGGATTTAAAATAAAATAGGTGCTTTCCCCGGGTTACTGGAAACATCCGTATTTATTTGATTCATGATTTAGCGGTAACGCTGCCTGCCGCTGTACAAATTATACCTGATTCCTAATTGCATTCCGCTTGTGGAATAGCGCTGATTCACAATATTTGCATTTTGTGTAACAGGTTTAAAATTGTAACGGAAGTATGGCTCGCCGAAAATCTGCAGCCGTTCATTTATTCTTTTGTACACGGCGAAACTTGCGAAAACACCAATACCAATATTGCTGCGCCAGTTATTTGCACCCGTTCCTTTTGCTGTTGAAATTTTAACCGGACTCAATGTTGTATCAAGTACTTCACCACGATAGAATGAAGTAATATTAAATACCGGTCCTGCATTCACAGCAAAGGCAAGTATTTCAGGATTTCCAAACTCATAAGAAAAAATGATGGGCAGATCAATAAAGCGGTAACGGTTGTACGTTGTACGGTAGCGTGTACCGTTTTGTTCAAAGTAAGTTGTATCCCTGATAAATAAAGTATCGCCTGGTGCTCTTATCACCGTACGTATTGTTATGATCTGTGTTATTTGCTTTTCATTTGCATTAATGATACGTAAGCGTTCATTGATCTGTGAATAATTTACTCCGGCTTTGATCAGTGTTTTTTCTC
Coding sequences within it:
- a CDS encoding translocation/assembly module TamB domain-containing protein, which gives rise to MEWRPFDANINIDAKYITDNITLPADLAIGCSNERSKIIVVSNLSKTLKNPEINFRFELPQDHPCRNNPITISGFQRLYNNPNELNNQVFSLLLFNQFLSTNPNTSTVGSNLGNSVITSAAGTISEFIAQQVSSGLGIALKNIPGINKLELDPYVTFTPGLISGTQAQTTGFYGTGSFGVTRRLLNGRLLLKAGGSVLVNSGQATTLQSNNQLTPDITIEWLITPDGKLRLIGFHRSVYDVQWRSANRTGISFSYVRDFD
- a CDS encoding bifunctional 3,4-dihydroxy-2-butanone-4-phosphate synthase/GTP cyclohydrolase II, with the protein product MLNTIESAIDDIREGKMLIVVDDEDRENEGDFIISARHATPEAINFMSKYGRGLICVALSENRCDELNLEPMVSSNTSLHETAFTISVDLIGQGTSTGISAQDRAKTIQALINPETKPEDLARPGHIFPLRAKKGGVLRRTGHTEATIDLARLAGLEPAGVLVEIMNEDGTMARVPQLEIIAEKFGVKIISIKDLIEYRLKTDSLIEEIVRVEMPTAYGHFKLIAFKEKETGQEHLALIKGEWEKDEPVLVRVHSSCFTGDILGSFRCDCGDQLHGAMQMVEKEGKGVVLYMNQEGRGIGLFNKLKAYKLQEEGMDTVEANLHLGLPMDARDYGVGAQILRTLNVSKLKLISNNPKKRAGLLGYGLEIVEAVPIQIAPNKFNQKYLETKRDKMGHTILKRP
- a CDS encoding TonB-dependent receptor; the protein is MRKFRKLLLVSMTVLISFVSAAQVTTGSISGTVKQTGGEALVGATITVVHKPSGSKYQTISNKGGTFSLPGLRSGGPYTLTIEFVGMKKVEIENITVVLGDDYQANVNLDPQSSSLSEVVITGGKAAANIKSGVSTNVGQRQIATLPSISRSITDFTRLTPQANGNAIAGRDGRYNNFTVDGANLNNNFGLSTDPLPGGNSQPISLDAIEEVSVNIAPTDVRQSNFTGANIASVTKSGSNSFKGTAYGFYRDQSFIGTEVGNIKLPAQINSKSTLYGVSIGGPIIKDKLFFFINGEIEKRVTPPLSSFTPTGGGGTGNVSNVKIDSLKKFSEHLASKYGYQTGSYNGLPNANIKNYKILARIDWNINTIHKLTLKYSEMVGDDDRLMSNSVPNGGAAGVNTWTAGSRFGTNAMSFANSQYSFHDQVRSASIEMNSNWKGKFSNQFIATATKIRTTRSTPGGVFPFIDIMGDPTKSGVASTYAGGARQNYMSAGQENFSNANDVKNDIYNITENFNYYAGKHTLTLGGSYEYQYVGNMFMPGAQSYYAFGSLEEFMTPGTHPIAFTYTFSRIPGKEKVYSAEMKIGQLGLYVQDEINVNQKLKIILGLRFDKPLYPEQPLENPAISALSFPGPDGKPTNYNTGKWPKSTFYPSPRVSVRWDVTGDKSMMVRAGTGIYTGRIPFVYLTNMPTNSGMYQVSALANASQLSQITFSSDPNAWKSLFTAPAAVPNSAGWVVIDPKYKFPQVWRTNLGFDKKYTKGLTLSVDFMYTKDLNATIMRNINQSVPTGTVNLGGSTRQSFVNTSTATRRVYNAYGPVIALENAKNGGSSFSATAQISKSFVKGFYASLAYTFSAAFDLTANPGSTASSTWSGNQTSGNQNDKELSYSNFATPHRIVAIASYRKEYVKHLATTLSLFYEGSQFQNGRISYIYGAASGTAPSGFSNTADVNYDGNSSSDLMYIPKSPSEITFIPVTVGSGVNAVTYSAQQQSDAFFKFLAQDKYLSKHMGQVADRNGALYPFYHRLDARLLQDIFTNIGSRRNTLQISVDCLNFLNLLNKDWGLRDFFPVNNPLRATKNATTGEVRYQLATYTPNGASTPILVDKSFVKSTSTASTWSVQVGLRYIF
- a CDS encoding esterase — protein: MHKEKPQSILVEETELSSAYLERDVKIDFYLPTHVKHPEKMSLLLVNDGQDLPKMPFDAILNDLYYYEDIEPILCVGIHCGPDRKMEYGIASQPDYLGRGAKASEYTRFIFEELLPFIKTKYHLPHFKEKAFAGFSLGGLMAMDIVWNHPEEFSKTGIFSGSLWWRQKAYEDGYTDEADRIMHNQVKKGEAAPWLKFFIQAGLLDEKKDRNNNGIIDSIDDALDLIAELKNRGYDNHAVKYLELEDGTHDVPTWAKAFPDFLKWGWGLKK
- a CDS encoding GMP synthase; this translates as MSGVNKHVRVAILDLYDGFANQGMRCIREILNQFADANQLNLDFAEFDVRGKNEVPDLSYDVYISTGGPGSPLESKGTDWENNFFGWITKVKEWNENPLQDQKKHVFFICHSFQLACRYFEIGNVCARKSTAFGAFPIHMIQGANEEIIFEGLVNPFYGVDSRDYQVIQPNHKHLKEIGAKLLCIEKERPHVPFERAIMAIRFNEFMIGTQFHPEADAIGMSMYLQTEEKKKTVIDNHGFEKWKSMIEHLEDPDKILLTYSHILPNFLYRSIFSMDAVSV